A segment of the Candidatus Nitrososphaera gargensis Ga9.2 genome:
AGACAAAAGAAGTGACGGAAGAAAAAGCGCGTGAGCTGAAGGCCCAGTCCGTGGATGTTGGCGCGACGACAGACGCGCGGGACATACAGCACCTTGGCGAGGATGTTGAAAAACTGATAACAGTTTTTGAAGATACGATGACAGAGATACGCAAAGAGCCGTACGACGAGCAGGAAAAGCTGCTGGTGGGCTACAAAAAACTGCTTGAAGAGCAGATAAACGTCATCAATGCAAGGATGGCCATGGCCAAGCGCCTAAAGCCGGGCGCCTGAGCCTGTTTCTTTATTGCTATTATATCATTCGACCAGCAGCTTACTGGTGATGTCTTTTACCACAACAGACTTGATGTTGACGAACTCTCTGATCCCAAATTCTGATAGCTCCCTGCCAATGCCGGATTTCTTGATGCCTCCAAATGGGAGCCTCGGATCGGACTTGACCATTTCGTTGACCGATACTATGCCGCTTTCGATCTGGCGAGCCAGCCTCATGCCACGCTCGATGTTGTTGGTCCATATGCTTGCGCCAAGTCCAAACTCTGAGTTGTTGGCTTCTCTTATCGCCTCCTCCTCGTTCTTTACCACTATTATTGGAGCTGCCGGGCCGAACACCTCTTCCCTGACAACGTCCATGTCATGGTTCACGTTTGAAATTATCGTCGGCTCGTAAAAGAATCCCTCGCGCTTGAGGGGCTGCCCGCCCGTAAGCACCTTTCCGCCCTTGCCCTTTGCGTCCTCTACCTGCTTTGCAAGTGCCTGCCTCTGGTTGTCCCTGACAAGCGGCCCGACTGTGGTCTTGGAGTCGAGCGGATCTCCTACGACTTCGGCCTGTGTGTTTTCTACAAACAGCTTCGTAAACTTGTCTGCGATTTCCTGTACCACTATAAAGCGCTTTGCCGCTATGCAGCTCTGACCAGTGTTCAGGAGCCTTGACTGCGTCGCCATGTACGCGGTCTGGTTGAGGTCCGCGTCTTCAAGCACCACGAAAGGGTCGCTCCCGCCAAGCTCAAGCACGAACTTCTTGAGATCCTGCGAAGCAAGTTCTGCGACGCGCCTGCCAGTATTGACGCTCCCGGTGATCGACACGGCGTCAACGTCTGCCTGCACCAGCGCCTCGCCGGCGCGGTAGTCGCCAATGACTGACTGGAACACATTTTCCGGAAAGCCGGCGTCCCTGAACGCCTGCTCTAGTTTCAGCGCGCTTCCAAGGCAGATGCTGGAATGCTTGAGCACTCCAACGTTGCCGGCCGTCAGCGCCGGCACTGCAAACCTCATGACCTGCCAGAAGGGAAAGTTCCACGGCATTATGGCCGCCACAACTCCAAGTGGCTCGAACGAGACAAAGCTTTTGCGAAATTCAGTAGGAATTATCTCGTCGCGCAAAAACACTTCTGCGCGCTCGGCATAATAGTCGCAGACCCACGCACACTTTTCTATCTCTGCAAGCGCCTGCCTGATCGGCTTGCCCATCTCCTCGGTAACCAGCCGGGCATACTCTTCCCTGTTTTTCCTCATTACCCCGCCAAGCCTGCGCATACATTCTGAGCGCTCTGCAAGGTCCATCTTTTTCCACTTTGCAAAAGCGTCCCTTGCCGCCTTGACCCTTCTGCTTACTTGCTCAGGGCCTTCATTTTCATAAGCTGCGATGACCTTGCCAGTTGAAGGGTTGATTGTCTCGATCTTGGGCATATGAGAGAATTACTGCACTTCCATACTAATAAGCGAAACCAAAAGAAGAAGAAAAGAGTCCCGCGGGCAGGATTTGCCCCAAAACGGCTTTTCGCCATTTCGTTTGAGCCTGCGACTCTTCGGTTACTGCATTGTGCGCCCGATAGGCTGCTTCACGCGGTCAGCTATTGAGAGAAGCCGACATCTACAGCCGAAAGCTCTACCAGGCTGAGCTACCGCGGGACATTTCCGTTTGTTGCTAGAACGTTATTTAATTGTGGCGTCAGAGATATTTTGAGACATCAAGCGCAAAGTACGAGATGATCCTGTCAGCGCCGGCTCTTTTTATGGATGCAATGGAGCAGACCTTCCACTCCTCTTCGTCAATCAGGTTGTGCATAGCTGCCGCCTTTATCATGGCGTACTCGCCGCTGACGTTCTGGACCGCGACCGGGTGGCCACAAAACCTGTCCTTTACCATTCTTACCAGATCAAGGTATGCTAGCGCCGGCTTTATCATCACTATGTCGGCACCCTCGCTGATGTCAGTCTCTATCTCTAACAGCACCTGCCGGGGGTTTGCATACGACACCTGGTATGACGACTTGTCTAGGCGCGGTTTCATTTTTGCAAAGGCAGCCGAGCGGAAGGGCGTGTAAAGCGACGAGGCGTGCTTGGCAGAGTAGGAGAGTATCATTGTTTTTGTAAAAAAGCCGACAAGCGCGGATTTGATTGCGCGAACCTGGCCGTCCATCATTGATGATGGCGCGACTACATCGGCGCCGGCCTCTGCGTGGCTCGCAGCAACCTGTGCCAGTATCTGCAATGTAGCGTCATTGTCAACCCTCTTGTTGCCAGATGCAACAATGCCGCAGTGCCCCGACAAATTGTACTGGCAGACGCAAATATCCGTCACAACATTTACCGAGCTGCCAAAACTAGACTTTATCGCCCTGACTGCGCGCTGCACCACGCCCTTTCTGTCAAAAGCGGACGAGCCGATTCTGTCCCTGCTTTTTGGTATGCCAAAGACAATGAGAGAGAGGATGCCGCTATCAACTATCGTCTGGACATGCTGAGTTATTTTCTCGATTGGCGTCACGGTCATGCCGGGCATCGACTCTATCATGCCCGGCCTGTCTGAAACAAACACCGGAAATATCAGATGACTTCTGCGAAGCCCCGCCGCGGCAAATATCTCCCTATACCTTTGTTCATTGTCACGCTGGAGCTGCTGCAATGTCATTGCTTGGCGAGCGGCTATGAATATATGTTTTTCAGTACTCGAAGAATCGTCCGCAAAATTCATAAAATATTTTGGGGTCGGAACTATATTATTATGCGCAGGGTAACTGTCGGCATCCCGGCCTACAATGAAGAGCGTAACATCGTCAACCTCCTGCGTTCACTTGAAGGACAACAGCCGCTGATCTCTGAAGTAATCATCTCCGATGACTCTTCCGACAGGACGCCTGATCTTGTGCGCGAATTTGCCAAGAGTTCGCCGCTTGCTATTACCCTTTTGCATCATGAAACAAGAAGGGGCGCGGCAGAGGCATGGAATGAAATACTCTACAAGGCTGCCAGCGACGTCATCGTGTTTTATGACGCAGACACCATACCGCACCCGTCATGCACGGAGCAGCTTGCGTTGCGCATTTCCGGAAATATGGCGCTGTGTGCGTCAAACTCGCAGCCCGTTCAGGCTGCAGGTGTAGCCGGCAGGGCGTCGGTGTTCATTTCAAACTGGCTCAGGTCTATCAGGCAGTCAGGTCTGTCGCAGTACACAGTGATGGGCAGGGCGCTTGCCATTAACGCGTCAACCGCTAAGAAAATCCAGATACCCTCAGATATGATCGCAATCGATCTCTACCTGCAGTGCAGGATCTTGGAAATGGGACTAGATGTCGCCTACAACGACGACGCGGTGGTTTACTTCAAACCCCCAAGCAGCATGCAGGACTTGGCCTCACAAGTGGTGCGGGCGGTCAACGGCCACAACCAGATAAAAGATATGGTGTCACGGCTAGGCATTGGCCTGCCATCTCACGTAGCAATTGCGCAGGCGCTGAAAAACGCGGCCATGGACCCAATTGGCGCCGCTTCGACAGTGATAGGATATTCGCTCATGCCCTACTATATGTCAAGGCTCAAGCACACCGACTCGGCAAAGTGGCACACCGCGGACAGCTCAAAGACAATAGATTACCAGCAGCTAAAGGTTAGATATTCTGACTGACACACTTTTTTATAACCGCATCTGCTGTAAGCAAAGCAGAAGGAAGACAGGGCCATGTCAGACCCAGAAAAGCGGCTTGAGACAATAAGCAACAACGGGGTGCTGTGGATAAACTTGCAAAAGCCGAGCTTTTCGGACATGAGCACGCTTGGGCAAAAGTACCCGTTCCAGAGGCTCAACCTCGAGGATTCGCTCTCAAAGATCCAGATCCCCAAGATCGATCGCTATGCGGATCACATCTTTATCATCCTGCACTTTCCCACACCGGACAAGGAGAAGGGCTTCCTCTTTAGCCAGCTTGCGGTCTTTATGGGCCCTGACTACCTTGTGACCATACACCAAGGCGACCTGAAGCCGCTTGACGAGCTGTTCAACATGTGCAAGAACGATGAAAAGCAGCGCCAGGCGATCATGGGCAAGTCCTCAGGATATCTGCTCCACAAGATCATCGACACGCTGGTGGACGACCTGCTTCACATCCTCATGAAGGTCGTGGGCAACATCGACGACATAGAGGACAGCGTGTTTGATGAGCGGATATCGATCCCCCGCCAGATCTCGCTTTTGCGGCGGGAGATAACGACCCTCCGCAGGATTGTGATCCCGCTCCGCAGGACCGTAGTCGACCTGTCAAAGGATGTGCAGCGCTTTTCCAAGGAGGACATGTCGCTCTACTTCAAAGACGTGCTGGATCACATTGAAAAGGTGTACGAAGCGCTTGAAGAGGCAAAAGAGACCGTCGAGATTTACAAGGACACTGACTTTATGCTCAGCAACGAAAAGACCAACAAGATACTTGCAGTGCTTACGATAATATTCACGCTTTCTATTCCTGCCACGGTCATTGGCCAGTTTTATGGCATGAACATCCCGTTGCCGGGTGGCAACGAAACAGGGCCGTGGACACAGCTTGGGCCGTACACCACCCTGATATTTGTTATAGTGCTATCGTCGGTTTCTGCCCTACTTATGGTATTTTACTTCAGAAGGCTCGGATGGTTGGGACCTTCTATGTAGATAGTACGATTCTCCAATGGGCATTTACCTAAGAGGATAAATACCCGTTGTATCTCCTTTTTTTAGGATTGGCGGCGACAGGCAGGAGGAGTGACGTACAGGGCTACGTATGTACTCCTCATGACAAACAGTCGAGCTCTCTTGTAGAAAACTGGAAGAAAAGCGATAATGTCGTCGACATTTACTTTGTCACCGCGACATTTTCTGACGAAAGCATCCCATACTTTCCAAACAAGGCCAACCACTACATTCTTGCATCTTTTATCAACATGGAGAGTATCCTTGACGACATCAAGAAGTACAACATGGACAGGCTATCTTTTATGTTCAGTTTTTCAAGCCCGCTCTTTGAGCGGAGTGGCAACAAGCTCAACTATGTTTCGCTTTATTTCACGAAATACACAAGCGGCGACCCGGCGATAAGCGACCTTGCAAACACGATTGCCCGGCGCGAAAAAGTAAAGAAGGCGAGCCTTGCGCAGATGCAGCTTGTAGCGGCCGAGCAGCCAAAGTTTACCTTCCCATATTCTAGAAATTTGGTTATACTCGAGGTGGAAGGTGAGGCGACGCACCAGACAGACCAGAAATACTGCGAGCGCACAAGGCGCGATGTTGCAAGGAAGGGCATCGCGCTGAACAACCTTGTCAGCTTTTCCATCCTTGAAAAGCTAAAGTAAAAATCAGAAACGTTAAATATGCATCTTTTTCTCTAGCCTTTGATTTATGAGCAAGCCGATGGATCTTGGCGCACTCAAAGTTGGTTCATACATCATCATCGACGGCGAACCGTGCAG
Coding sequences within it:
- a CDS encoding NAD-dependent succinate-semialdehyde dehydrogenase, with the translated sequence MPKIETINPSTGKVIAAYENEGPEQVSRRVKAARDAFAKWKKMDLAERSECMRRLGGVMRKNREEYARLVTEEMGKPIRQALAEIEKCAWVCDYYAERAEVFLRDEIIPTEFRKSFVSFEPLGVVAAIMPWNFPFWQVMRFAVPALTAGNVGVLKHSSICLGSALKLEQAFRDAGFPENVFQSVIGDYRAGEALVQADVDAVSITGSVNTGRRVAELASQDLKKFVLELGGSDPFVVLEDADLNQTAYMATQSRLLNTGQSCIAAKRFIVVQEIADKFTKLFVENTQAEVVGDPLDSKTTVGPLVRDNQRQALAKQVEDAKGKGGKVLTGGQPLKREGFFYEPTIISNVNHDMDVVREEVFGPAAPIIVVKNEEEAIREANNSEFGLGASIWTNNIERGMRLARQIESGIVSVNEMVKSDPRLPFGGIKKSGIGRELSEFGIREFVNIKSVVVKDITSKLLVE
- the hemB gene encoding porphobilinogen synthase, whose amino-acid sequence is MTLQQLQRDNEQRYREIFAAAGLRRSHLIFPVFVSDRPGMIESMPGMTVTPIEKITQHVQTIVDSGILSLIVFGIPKSRDRIGSSAFDRKGVVQRAVRAIKSSFGSSVNVVTDICVCQYNLSGHCGIVASGNKRVDNDATLQILAQVAASHAEAGADVVAPSSMMDGQVRAIKSALVGFFTKTMILSYSAKHASSLYTPFRSAAFAKMKPRLDKSSYQVSYANPRQVLLEIETDISEGADIVMIKPALAYLDLVRMVKDRFCGHPVAVQNVSGEYAMIKAAAMHNLIDEEEWKVCSIASIKRAGADRIISYFALDVSKYL
- a CDS encoding glycosyltransferase, which codes for MRRVTVGIPAYNEERNIVNLLRSLEGQQPLISEVIISDDSSDRTPDLVREFAKSSPLAITLLHHETRRGAAEAWNEILYKAASDVIVFYDADTIPHPSCTEQLALRISGNMALCASNSQPVQAAGVAGRASVFISNWLRSIRQSGLSQYTVMGRALAINASTAKKIQIPSDMIAIDLYLQCRILEMGLDVAYNDDAVVYFKPPSSMQDLASQVVRAVNGHNQIKDMVSRLGIGLPSHVAIAQALKNAAMDPIGAASTVIGYSLMPYYMSRLKHTDSAKWHTADSSKTIDYQQLKVRYSD
- a CDS encoding magnesium transporter CorA family protein produces the protein MSDPEKRLETISNNGVLWINLQKPSFSDMSTLGQKYPFQRLNLEDSLSKIQIPKIDRYADHIFIILHFPTPDKEKGFLFSQLAVFMGPDYLVTIHQGDLKPLDELFNMCKNDEKQRQAIMGKSSGYLLHKIIDTLVDDLLHILMKVVGNIDDIEDSVFDERISIPRQISLLRREITTLRRIVIPLRRTVVDLSKDVQRFSKEDMSLYFKDVLDHIEKVYEALEEAKETVEIYKDTDFMLSNEKTNKILAVLTIIFTLSIPATVIGQFYGMNIPLPGGNETGPWTQLGPYTTLIFVIVLSSVSALLMVFYFRRLGWLGPSM